Proteins encoded within one genomic window of Phosphitispora fastidiosa:
- a CDS encoding ArsC/Spx/MgsR family protein — MIRNAGIEPHVVEYLKTPPNRTLIGQMLARAGITVRDALREKGTPFAELGLGDPALADEQLLDAVEAHPVLLNRPLVVSPKGVRL; from the coding sequence CGATGATCCGCAACGCCGGCATCGAGCCGCACGTGGTCGAGTACCTCAAGACCCCGCCGAACAGGACGCTCATCGGGCAGATGCTCGCACGCGCCGGCATCACGGTGCGGGACGCACTGCGCGAGAAGGGCACGCCCTTCGCCGAGCTCGGCCTCGGGGACCCTGCGCTCGCCGACGAGCAGCTTCTAGACGCCGTCGAGGCCCACCCGGTCCTGCTGAACCGGCCGCTCGTGGTCAGCCCGAAGGGGGTGCGCCTGT